From the Purpureocillium takamizusanense chromosome 6, complete sequence genome, one window contains:
- a CDS encoding uncharacterized protein (EggNog:ENOG503P9Q4): MAPGTDQQHHQQQSQPQPEQHQAAAPDAPLVMNESPVSGSSKQDRRMSDEWDASKVPPSRFQKRKGSIYATPNSRDGHIDRNYAEKYHAKIAEMKGGK, translated from the exons ATGGCCCCAGGAacggaccagcagcaccaccagcagcagtcgcagccgcagccggaGCAGCACCAGGCTGCCGCCCCAGATGCACCCTTGGTCATGAACGAGTCACCTGTCTCTGGCTCCTCCAAGCAGGACCGCCGGATGAGCGATGAGTGGG ATGCGTCGAAAGTGCCCCCGAGTCGTTTCCAGAAGCGCAAAGGGTCCATATACGCCACCCCCAACTCCCGCGACGGCCACATAGACAGGAACTATGCCGAGAAATACCATGCCAAGATTGCCGAGATGAAGGGCGGCAAGTGA
- the CCA1 gene encoding CCA tRNA nucleotidyltransferase (COG:J~EggNog:ENOG503NU7R): MLLRLNRHRMALKRKLDSFLRNVYSQSAPPPVAMAHTRTILLNAQEEQLRALLLDVCRSINAAGDVAQPVVLRWAGGWVRDKLLGIQSHDIDVAINAMTGVHFAQRMCDFCALPDVVTRHGIGPSDVGNLHNVARNPDKSKHLETAMVKILGLDLDFVNLRKETYADNSRNPAMEFGTAEEDALRRDATINALFFNLHTGCIEDFTGGLPDMAARVIRTPLDPQQTFTDDPLRVLRLIRFASRLQFDIDPATQRVMGRPAVLQALRVKISRERVGVELEKMLKGTQPRRALELLDELHLYHAIFTDPARESMERPDVSRWHVAYKCLGYLLENRSPGSIGALLAPSEEAVYVAWNLAAASPWMPVEEPPSVKKKANALPPVAAIAREGFRAPNKLTDVMAASHRHRKEILQLKEAVCHGESWVRHRDRCGMAIRRWDSQGGSWTLQVLSTLLVDAMEQLGSWQSAGDSSKPNEHNLDPFIAKRDEFISGWQQLLDHVVELNVYNAPSMKRLLDGHALAQALGAKPGKWTGKALDICMAWQLRNPDELDPSNAIEEVRKKRDELGIPLDSS, encoded by the exons ATGCTCCTCCGCCTGAACCGCCATCGGATGGCCTTGAAAAGAAAGCTGGACAGCTTTCTGCGCAACGTTTACTCGCAgtccgcgcctcctcctgtcGCCATGGCACACACGCGCACGATACTGTTAAATGCCCAAGAGGAGCAGCTCCGAGCCCTCTTGCTCGATGTCTGCCGCTCCATCAACGCTGCCGGCGATGTCGCGCAACCCGTTGTCCTTCGCTGGGCTGGTGGCTGGGTCCGTGACAAGCTGCTCGGCATCCAGAGCCATGACATTGACGTTgccatcaacgccatgaCGGGCGTCCACTTTGCTCAGCGCATGTGCGACTTCTGCGCCCTGCCCGATGTCGTCACGAGGCATGGCATCGGTCCATCTGACGTTGGGAACCTGCACAACGTTGCTCGGAACCCGGACAAGTCCAAGCATCTCGAGACCGCCATGGTCAAGATACTCGGCCTCGATCTCGACTTCGTCAACCTGCGCAAGGAAACATACGCCGACAACAGTCGCAACCCGGCAATGGAGTTCGGCAcagccgaggaggatgcccTGCGCCGTGACGCCACCATCAACGCCCTCTTCTTCAACCTGCACACAGGTTGCATCGAGGACTTCACTGGCGGCCTGCCCGACATGGCTGCCCGCGTCATTCGCACCCCCCTAGACCCTCAGCAAACATTTACCGATGACCCTCTCCGCGTCCTTCGCCTCATTCGCTTCGCCAGTCGTTTGCAATTTGACATCGACCCAGCCACACAACGTGTCATGGGTCGCCCTGCCGTCCTGCAGGCCCTGAGAGTCAAGATAAGCCGCGAAAGGGTCGGAgtggagctggagaagatgCTTAAAG GCACGCAACCTCGAAGAGCTCTAGAGCTGCTGGATGAACTGCACCTTTACCATGCCATTTTCACGGATCCTGCGCGGGAATCGATGGAGCGCCCAGATGTGAGTCGATGGCACGTGGCATACAAGTGCCTGGGCTACCTGCTGGAGAATCGCAGCCCGGGATCTATTGGCGCCCTGCTAGCGCCCTCTGAGGAGGCCGTTTATGTGGCATGGaatctcgccgccgcgagccccTGGATGCCTGTCGAGGAACCACCCAGCGTCAAAAAGAAGGCGAACGCGCTCCCTCCTGTCGCTGCGATTGCCCGCGAAGGCTTCAGAGCGCCGAATAAGCTCACGGACGTCATGGCTGCCAGTCACCGACATCGCAAGGAGATCCTTCAGCTTAAGGAAGCCGTCTGCCATGGAGAGTCTTGGGTCCGACATCGAGATAGATGCGGAATGGCGATCCGTCGATGGGACAGCCAGGGCGGCTCCTGGACACTACAGGTGCTCAGCACGCTCCTTGTGGACGCCATGGAACAGCTCGGTTCTTGGCAGAGCGCCGGTGATTCGAGCAAGCCCAACGAACACAACCTTGATCCGTTCATAGCCAAGCGCGATGAGTTTATAAGCGGGTGGCAACAGCTTCTGGACCATGTCGTTGAGCTCAACGTCTACAATGCGCCAAGCATGAAACGCCTGCTCGACGGACACGCCCTAGCTCAAGCACTAGGCGCGAAACCTGGCAAATGGACGGGGAAGGCACTTGACATCTGCATGGCCTGGCAGCTACGTAACCCAGACGAACTCGACCCAAGCAATGCAATCGAGGAAGTGCGAAAGAAACGAGACGAGCTGGGAATCCCTCTCGACAGTTCATGA
- the SYF1 gene encoding pre-mRNA-splicing factor syf1 (EggNog:ENOG503NU3E~BUSCO:EOG09261XNU~COG:A) — MARACAQLPRSYKLWKLFLNFRMKHVAELNPVTFAADYKKVNVLFERALTLLHKMPRIWEMYLQFLMQQPVVTLTRRTFDRALRALPITQHNRIWALYLPFANAASGQTAVKVWRRYMQVHPEDAEDFIELLINARAFTEAGKQYVDLLNNFRFSSKTGKGHYELWGEMVDMLVEHASEIDVEHETGLDVEQIIRSGIARFTDQRGRLWAGLATYCIRRGSFERARDVFEEGITTVMTVRDFTLVFDSYVEFEESVIGTLMELASTRAEQGLVDENADFELDVRMLRFEHLMDRRPFLLNDVLLRQNPHNVAEWEKRVALWGENKAEVAQTYTDAISSINPKRAVGSFHQLWANYARFYERGGDLRNACIIMEKAVKVPFKSVAELADMWIEWAEMELRNEHFDDAIRIMAKAVQAPKRSTVDYFDESLTPQQRVHKSWKLWSFYVDLVESVSTLSEVQKVYERIFELRIATPQTVVNYANLLEENHYYEESFKVYERGLDLFSYPVAFELWNLYLTKAVDRKIGIERLRDLFEQAVEDCPPKFAKTIYLMYGNLEEERGLARHAMRIYERATRAVADEDRADMFNFYITKSASNFGLPSTRPIYERAITALPDAEAKDMCLKFADMEKRLGEIDRARAIYGHASQFCDPRTNVDFWTKWEQFEVQHGNEDTFKEMLRIKRSVQAQYNTDVNFIASQALARSQQRAGSNAGDEASDAMAALERQVAAPEGFVAASSASQKVGHAAGEAARIANPEAIDINGLEE; from the coding sequence TTTCTCAACTTCAGAATGAAGCATGTCGCCGAGCTCAACCCAGTAACGTTCGCGGCAGACTACAAGAAAGTCAACGTACTTTTCGAGCGAGCATTAACGCTGCTGCACAAGATGCCCAGGATTTGGGAAATGTATCTTCAATTCCTGATGCAGCAGCCGGTCGTTACACTTACTCGCCGAACTTTCGACCGAGCTCTCAGGGCTCTTCCAATCACGCAGCACAATCGCATATGGGCCTTGTACCTTCCTTTCGCGAACGCCGCCTCAGGTCAAACAGCTGTCAAGGTATGGCGACGATATATGCAAGTTCATCCGGAAGATGCCGAGGACTTCATTGAACTCCTCATCAATGCTAGAGCCTTCACCGAAGCTGGAAAGCAGTATGTCGATCTTCTCAATAATTTTCGCTTTTCGAGCAAAACTGGCAAGGGCCACTATGAGCTCTGGGGTGAGATGGTCGATATGCTCGTTGAGCATGCCTCAGAGATCGATGTCGAACACGAGACTGGACTAGATGTGGAGCAGATCATTAGGAGCGGCATAGCCCGGTTTACGGATCAAAGAGGCAGACTCTGGGCCGGGTTAGCCACCTACTGCATTCGTCGAGGTAGCTTTGAACGGGCACGAGACGTCTTCGAGGAGGGCATTACCACGGTGATGACCGTCCGAGATTTCACTCTCGTTTTCGATTCCTATGTGGAATTTGAGGAATCGGTTATTGGAACGTTGATGGAGCTTGCATCGACGCGCGCCGAACAAGGCTTGGTGGACGAAAATGCCGACTTTGAGCTTGATGTTCGGATGCTCCGTTTCGAGCATCTTATGGACCGTCGCCCTTTCCTTCTCAACGATGTCCTCCTCCGTCAGAACCCACACAATGTCGCCGAGTGGGAAAAACGGGTCGCCCTCTGGGGTGAAAACAAAGCAGAGGTTGCTCAGACCTACACCGACGCCATATCATCAATTAATCCCAAGCGGGCCGTGGGCTCTTTCCACCAGCTCTGGGCAAACTACGCAAGGTTCTACGAACGAGGTGGAGATCTTCGAAATGCGTGCATCATCATGGAGAAAGCTGTCAAAGTGCCGTTCAAGTCGGTtgcggagctggccgacatgTGGATTGAGTGGGCGGAAATGGAGCTTCGCAACGAGCACTTTGACGACGCGATccgcatcatggccaaggcTGTGCAAGCCCCCAAGAGGTCCACCGTCGACTACTTTGATGAGAGCCTGACGCCGCAACAGCGCGTCCACAAAAGTTGGAAGCTCTGGAGCTTCTACGTGGATCTTGTGGAGAGTGTCTCTACGCTGAGCGAGGTGCAAAAGGTTTACGAGAGGATTTTTGAGCTTCGCATCGCGACACCACAGACTGTTGTCAACTACGCCAATCTGTTGGAGGAGAACCATTATTACGAGGAGTCCTTCAAAGTCTATGAGCGAGGCCTGGACCTTTTTAGCTACCCAGTGGCATTTGAGCTGTGGAATCTGTACCTGACGAAGGCCGTCGACCGAAAAATAGGCATTGAGCGACTGAGGGATCTTTTCGAGCAAGCGGTGGAGGACTGTCCCCCGAAGTTTGCCAAAACGATATATCTCATGTATGGCAACCTCGAGGAAGAGCGTGGCCTCGCGCGGCACGCGATGCGTATCTACGAGAGAGCAACGCGAGCGGTCGCAGACGAGGATCGTGCGGACATGTTCAACTTCTACATCACCAAGTCGGCCTCCAACTTTGGCCTGCCGTCAACGCGGCCGATATACGAAAGAGCCATCACGGCGCTCCCTGACGCAGAAGCGAAAGACATGTGTCTGAAATTTGCGGATATGGAAAAGCGCCTGGGCGAAATCGACAGAGCGCGGGCCATTTACGGCCATGCATCTCAATTTTGCGACCCTCGGACGAACGTGGACTTCTGGACGAAGTGGGAGCAATTTGAGGTACAGCATGGCAATGAGGACACATTCAAAGAAATGCTCCGGATCAAGAGGAGCGTCCAGGCCCAATACAATACCGATGTCAACTTCATTGCTTCGCAGGCCTTGGCTCGCAGCCAACAGAGGGCTGGCAGCAATGCCGGGGATGAGGCGTCAGACGCCATGGCAGCTCTTGAGAGACAGGTCGCAGCACCAGAAGGATTCGTGGCTGCAAGTTCGGCTTCGCAAAAGGTTGGCCACGCTGCAGGCGAAGCTGCTCGAATTGCAAACCCAGAGGCAATTGACATTAATGGGCTCGAGGAATAG
- a CDS encoding uncharacterized protein (COG:S~EggNog:ENOG503P45F) gives MNESLRSRGSLERLDLPDDMDLNDLADGRGPELWLDHAVAKLRSALDEKSRHDEMLRLHARLSNMPLSGRSGTINTEELCHVITTALLPLDQTTDLASRGPAAELALACLALLSPALDDSTLLTVIAYTEDSAPWTTEGGARLAAELIQSQLDPMRLDNFISGPLLQGYIRPMISSTTCSRLTGSGRPVQFHQNTGVSRNALPDAPWKRCEPPVMTIFGWAVEKANNTLVDEKWPLFLPALLAFTTDYDAMVREKGLRFVSIFLHKLSARILKKSGVGDLLQDAIFPTLLSLPSVTPERQSAMLLRAAYPVFLQLAEADPDPNHRFKKNVLDKVLRDGILQGYYHAVEYATIVEILLHSAASVVSCLGLSSVRHLQGLLDMAESTMTDPFAVAYPPAIEAAINLLCSIMWHCWPRMSGQAHGPRVIRAAAVCWLNLQDQEQHENELMSAGDRQLLQDRLRNLARLLMAAWGEQKPGMGQKISEAMKKEPRLTALFAEDASGMQHGDGRREQAATLPG, from the exons ATGAATGAAAGTTTGCGGAGTCGTGGCAGCCTGGAGCGGCTGGACCTGCCGGACGACATGGATCTCAATGACTTGGCCGACGGACGTGGCCCCGAACTCTGGCTCGaccatgccgtcgccaagTTGCGGTCCGCACTAGACGAAAAG AGTCGCCACGACGAGATGCTGAGGCTGCACGCTCGCCTATCCAACATGCCGCTCAGTGGCAGAAGTGGCACGATCAATACAGAAGAGCTCTGTCACGTAATCACTACCGCACTTCTCCCTCTTGATCAGACAACAG ATCTGGCCTCTCGAGGCCCTGCGGCAGAACTCGCCCTGGCTTGCCTGGCCCtgctctcgcccgccctggaTGACTCTACACTACTGACTGTCATAGCATATACGGAAGACAGTGCACCCTGGACCACCGAGGGGGGAGCTCGTCTTGCGGCTGAACTCATCCAGTCACAGCTAGACCCAATGAGACTGGATAATTTCATCAGCGGACCCCTTCTTCAAGGCTACATTCGCCCAATGATCTCATCGACAACGTGCAGCAGGCTCACTGGCTCAGGGAGACCAGTTCAGTTTCATCAAAACACCGGCGTCTCTCGAAACGCCCTGCCGGATGCACCATGGAAGCGTTGCGAACCCCCAGTGATGACCATCTTCGGCTGGGCAGTAGAGAAGGCAAAT AACACTCTAGTTGATGAGAAGTGGCCACTCTTCTTGCCCGCTCTTCTCGCCTTTACGACAGACTATGACGCCATGGTGCGGGAAAAGGGTCTCCGTTTTGTGTCCATCTTTCTGCATAAACTGTCGGCCAGGATCCTCAAGAAAAGCGGAGTTGGGGATCTCCTGCAGGATGCCATCTTTCCGACTCTCCTGTCCCTCCCGAGCGTGACACCCGAGCGTCAATCCGCTATGCTGCTCCGCGCCGCATACCCAGTGTTCCTGCAGCTGGCCGAAGCAGATCCAGATCCCAATCACCGCTTTAAGAAGAATGTCTTGGACAAAGTTTTGAGAGACGGAATTTTGCAAGGCTACTATCATGCCGTCGAGTACGCCACCATCGTTGAGATTTTGTTGCACAGTGCCGCCAGCGTCGTGTCTTGCTTAGGTCTCTCCTCTGTACGACATCTTCAG GGTCTGCTTGATATGGCTGAGTCAACAATGACCGATCCATTCGCAGTGGCCTATCCTCCCGCAATCGAAGCCGCGATCAACCTGTTATGCTCTATTATGTGGCATTGTTGGCCGAGGATGTCTGGGCAGGCACATGGACCGCGCGTAATTCGTGCCGCAGCAGTGTGTTGGTTAAACTTGCAGGATCAAGAGCAGCACGAGAACGAGCTCATGTCGGCAGGTGACAGGCAGCTTCTCCAAGATCGGCTTCGCAACCTGGCGAGGTTGCTCATGGCTGCCTGGGGGGAGCAAAAGCCCGGAATGGGGCAAAAGATATCCGAAGCAATGAAAAAGGAGCCTCGGCTCACTGCACTCTTTGCAGAGGATGCGAGCGGCATGCAACATGGCGATGGGAGGCGAGAACAGGCCGCAACACTCCCAGGTTGA